Proteins co-encoded in one Acidovorax sp. 69 genomic window:
- a CDS encoding DUF4397 domain-containing protein has protein sequence MSHSKQAAPAAHLQAPGRRHLLISALGLVGGSSLLALTGCGGAFASEASVRFINATVDDTQADFYLGSTQEVSKLSNGGAVTSWRTVDAESTQFALYNGGGSSAQLTETRALEEDTYTSVLAYGSLANSLRFRFFAESNASADSGKVKVRLFHAAENLGGLDLYITNTTSLSGLSPTATVTAYGELSDFSTVTSGTYRIRITTKNDQSNVLFDYTTQISLSSTSVHTLVVVPRANGSYPNVSALQEKGDSALLANVLA, from the coding sequence GTGTCCCATTCCAAGCAAGCAGCCCCTGCGGCACATCTACAGGCCCCCGGCCGCCGCCATCTGCTGATATCTGCACTGGGTTTGGTGGGGGGCAGCAGCTTGCTGGCACTGACGGGCTGCGGCGGCGCCTTTGCGAGCGAGGCCAGCGTGCGCTTCATCAACGCCACGGTGGATGACACCCAGGCCGACTTCTACCTGGGCAGTACGCAGGAGGTCTCCAAACTCTCCAACGGTGGCGCCGTCACCAGCTGGCGCACGGTGGATGCCGAATCCACGCAGTTTGCGCTGTACAACGGCGGTGGCTCGTCGGCCCAGCTCACCGAAACGCGCGCACTGGAAGAAGACACCTACACCAGCGTGCTGGCCTACGGCTCCCTGGCCAACAGCCTGCGGTTCCGCTTCTTTGCCGAATCCAACGCCAGTGCCGACAGCGGCAAGGTCAAGGTGCGCCTGTTCCACGCCGCAGAGAACCTTGGCGGCCTGGACCTCTACATCACCAACACCACCAGCCTCAGCGGACTGAGCCCTACAGCCACCGTCACGGCCTACGGCGAGCTGAGCGACTTCAGCACCGTGACTTCAGGCACCTACCGCATCCGCATCACGACCAAAAACGACCAGAGCAACGTGCTGTTCGACTACACCACGCAAATCAGCCTGTCGAGCACCTCGGTGCACACGCTGGTGGTAGTGCCACGCGCCAACGGCTCGTACCCCAACGTGAGCGCGCTGCAAGAAAAGGGCGACTCGGCACTGCTGGCCAACGTGCTGGCATAG
- a CDS encoding carboxylesterase/lipase family protein, translating to MTSTPPWPEVVLPHGGRLRGAWAADGVRVFRGVPYAQAPFGALRFAAPVPVPPWSGVRDACDFAPMAPQLARHARPDALPLGGEDCLAVNVWAPACEPGSRLPVMVWVHGGGFFRGAASDPLYDGTSFARQGVVWVSLQYRLGVDGFVQLDGAPANRGLLDQLAALQWVQQSIAAWGGDPARVTVCGQSAGAGALACLLGMPASRGLFSQAILQSPSVACQTMDEAAAARDAVAQLAGVAPTRAGLQQAPLKALLHAVHRLAAEPALRAQHGLGGRNFFPLRPVVDGQVLQAPPLQAMRTVWMEHPALLRVLVGSNADEMHLYHVPGGAIDRVTDAQVQAFAQDVGLPLQALQTYRAHWPAEREPSPGELLSALQSDYYYRVPAMRIASLASDAAMATYRYSFEWASPQWRGRLGAAHAVELPFVLGNLTSAQGLEFTGPSPRRICATPCTVRGCSSHARVHRAGRRTCLTIPQPRYSTRPVAV from the coding sequence GTGACATCAACACCCCCTTGGCCCGAGGTGGTGCTGCCCCATGGCGGCCGGCTGCGCGGTGCGTGGGCCGCCGACGGGGTGCGCGTGTTCCGCGGCGTGCCCTATGCCCAGGCACCCTTCGGCGCGTTGCGGTTTGCTGCGCCCGTGCCGGTGCCGCCGTGGTCGGGCGTTCGGGATGCGTGCGACTTTGCCCCCATGGCCCCGCAACTGGCCCGCCACGCCAGGCCAGACGCTCTGCCGCTGGGGGGCGAGGACTGCCTGGCGGTGAATGTGTGGGCCCCTGCCTGCGAGCCCGGTTCGCGGCTGCCGGTGATGGTGTGGGTCCATGGCGGTGGTTTTTTTCGGGGGGCCGCGAGCGACCCTTTGTACGACGGCACTTCGTTTGCGCGCCAAGGTGTTGTGTGGGTGTCGTTGCAGTACAGGCTGGGAGTCGACGGATTTGTGCAACTGGACGGTGCGCCTGCCAATCGGGGGCTGCTGGACCAGTTGGCTGCGCTGCAATGGGTGCAGCAAAGCATCGCCGCCTGGGGTGGCGACCCCGCGCGGGTCACGGTGTGTGGCCAGTCTGCAGGGGCCGGGGCGCTGGCCTGTCTGCTTGGCATGCCCGCATCGCGGGGGTTGTTTTCGCAGGCCATTCTGCAAAGCCCCAGTGTGGCCTGCCAGACCATGGACGAGGCCGCTGCCGCGCGCGACGCGGTGGCCCAGCTGGCGGGCGTTGCGCCCACGCGGGCAGGGCTGCAGCAGGCACCCCTGAAGGCCCTGCTGCATGCCGTGCACCGCCTGGCCGCCGAGCCCGCACTGCGTGCCCAGCATGGGTTGGGGGGGCGCAATTTCTTCCCCTTGCGCCCGGTGGTGGATGGACAGGTGCTGCAGGCACCTCCGCTGCAGGCCATGCGTACGGTGTGGATGGAACACCCTGCGCTGCTGCGGGTGCTTGTGGGGAGCAATGCCGATGAAATGCACCTGTATCACGTACCCGGCGGTGCCATCGACCGCGTGACCGACGCGCAAGTACAGGCCTTCGCGCAGGACGTGGGCCTGCCCTTGCAGGCATTGCAGACCTATCGCGCGCACTGGCCGGCTGAGCGCGAACCCTCGCCGGGCGAGCTGCTTTCCGCGCTGCAGTCCGACTACTACTATCGCGTGCCCGCGATGCGCATTGCCAGTTTGGCCAGCGACGCCGCAATGGCCACCTACCGGTACTCGTTCGAGTGGGCCTCACCCCAGTGGCGCGGGCGACTGGGCGCTGCACACGCTGTCGAGCTGCCGTTTGTTCTGGGCAACCTGACCAGTGCCCAAGGCCTGGAATTCACCGGCCCTTCCCCCCGGAGGATCTGCGCGACGCCATGCACGGTGCGTGGGTGCAGTTCGCATGCCAGGGTTCACCGGGCTGGCCGCCGCACGTGCCTGACCATCCCGCAGCCCAGGTATTCAACGCGCCCGGTCGCTGTGTAG
- a CDS encoding tripartite tricarboxylate transporter substrate binding protein, which produces MNIFSRGTLRPSSTAWFAGACVLLAGAAGAQPAAYPAKPIQLIAQQPPGSGSDAMTRVWADCAARELGQAVVVQNKPGANGILAVNYLKSQPADGYNLLSIGMSQMSITPYVYKQQPYDPLRDFDGVAVLGTSPLVLAVPAGLGIAKLADLEKVARATPGGINFGSPGKGSPAHLLTSALVERLGIPGTHVPFVGEGAGLTALMGQQIHAMTLVIGTAAAQVKAGKLVPLALFGAQRSPLLPDVPTIAEALPAASDLARPAWIAVVAKTGTPPELVQKLNAVTEKCRADAQYKSRLEAMNVTLTGSAPADARAWAARDAAVWRPLIDKLGLATE; this is translated from the coding sequence ATGAATATTTTCTCTCGCGGCACTTTGCGGCCTTCGTCCACCGCCTGGTTCGCGGGCGCCTGTGTGTTGCTGGCGGGTGCGGCGGGCGCACAGCCGGCGGCTTATCCGGCCAAGCCCATCCAGCTCATTGCGCAGCAGCCGCCTGGCAGCGGCTCGGACGCCATGACACGCGTGTGGGCAGATTGCGCCGCCCGCGAGTTGGGCCAGGCCGTGGTGGTGCAAAACAAGCCGGGCGCGAATGGCATTTTGGCGGTCAACTACCTCAAAAGCCAACCTGCCGATGGCTATAACCTGCTGAGCATCGGCATGTCGCAGATGAGCATCACGCCCTACGTGTACAAGCAGCAGCCCTACGACCCGCTGCGCGACTTCGACGGCGTCGCTGTGTTGGGCACGTCGCCTTTGGTGCTGGCCGTTCCGGCCGGGCTGGGCATTGCGAAACTGGCGGATCTGGAGAAAGTGGCCCGCGCCACACCGGGTGGAATCAACTTTGGATCACCGGGCAAGGGCAGCCCCGCCCACTTGCTCACCTCGGCGCTGGTGGAGCGCCTGGGCATACCCGGCACGCATGTTCCCTTTGTGGGCGAAGGGGCGGGTCTGACTGCGCTGATGGGGCAGCAGATCCATGCAATGACCTTGGTCATCGGTACGGCGGCTGCGCAGGTCAAGGCAGGCAAGTTGGTGCCGCTGGCTTTGTTTGGTGCGCAGCGCTCGCCATTGCTGCCGGATGTACCCACGATTGCCGAAGCCCTGCCCGCTGCCAGCGATCTCGCGCGGCCCGCCTGGATCGCGGTGGTGGCCAAGACGGGCACCCCCCCAGAGCTCGTGCAAAAACTCAACGCCGTCACAGAAAAATGCCGCGCCGACGCGCAGTACAAATCGCGCCTGGAAGCCATGAACGTGACCCTCACCGGCTCGGCCCCTGCCGATGCACGTGCCTGGGCTGCGCGTGACGCGGCAGTGTGGCGCCCGCTGATCGACAAACTGGGTTTGGCGACGGAGTGA
- a CDS encoding TetR/AcrR family transcriptional regulator, with protein MSLRVSPQVRAPRRTHAERSAATQQHLIATAIEVIQSRSLEEMSIHELAKSAGMTSGAVQHHFESKAVLMMRVLSELIESGVQGGQLWPAATLNARDRAHQFVQAAWALVYAQPRFIVAWNIYLGCRNQPDVLAHIAQLRQALHARMQEGFFEAFPELADAPDRTGFLGLVFSSLRGMGMLQLFSPAAERAVQAAQEAQLACLADLIASRCERASAAPTARVGRRRAGV; from the coding sequence ATGAGCCTCCGTGTTTCCCCTCAGGTGCGTGCGCCGCGCCGCACGCACGCAGAGCGCAGCGCCGCCACGCAGCAGCACCTGATCGCCACCGCCATTGAGGTCATTCAGAGCCGCAGCCTGGAGGAGATGTCCATCCATGAGTTGGCCAAATCGGCTGGCATGACCTCTGGGGCGGTGCAACACCACTTTGAGTCCAAGGCCGTGCTCATGATGCGCGTGCTCAGCGAACTCATCGAATCGGGCGTGCAGGGCGGGCAGCTGTGGCCTGCCGCAACGCTCAACGCCCGCGATCGCGCGCACCAGTTTGTGCAGGCGGCCTGGGCCTTGGTCTATGCGCAGCCCCGCTTCATCGTGGCGTGGAACATCTACCTGGGGTGCCGCAACCAGCCCGATGTGCTGGCCCACATTGCCCAGCTGCGTCAGGCGTTGCACGCGCGCATGCAGGAGGGTTTTTTTGAGGCCTTTCCTGAGTTGGCGGATGCCCCCGACCGTACCGGGTTCCTGGGACTGGTGTTTTCTTCGCTGCGGGGCATGGGCATGTTGCAGCTTTTTTCGCCCGCGGCCGAAAGGGCCGTGCAAGCCGCGCAAGAGGCCCAGCTGGCGTGCCTTGCCGATCTCATCGCCTCGCGCTGCGAGCGCGCATCGGCAGCCCCCACGGCCCGGGTCGGCCGGCGCCGGGCAGGCGTTTGA
- a CDS encoding FAD-binding oxidoreductase: MNAPTAAAHLLPAIHLRDVPQALIEALQARFGARCSLAQAVREQHGRDEGSLQAPPPSAVVFAESTQDVADAVRLASQYDVPVIPYGAGSSLEGHLLAVQGGISIDVSRMNQVLSIDAEDLTVTVQPGITRKQLNEAVKDTGLFFPIDPGADASIGGMSATRASGTNAVRYGTMRENVLALEVVTASGEVIHTGTRAKKSSAGYDLTRLMVGSEGTLGIMTQITVRLYPLPEAVSAAICSFPSIEAAVRTTIQTIQLGVPIARVELIDHHTVRMVNAHSKLGLREEAMLLMEFHGSPASVKEQAELVQDIASEFGGQAFEWASTPEERTRLWTARHNAYFAAVQSRPGCRAISTDTCVPISRLADCLLESVDEVEASGIPYFLVGHVGDGNFHFGYLIDPHSAEERAKAEAMNNTLVARALSMGGTCTGEHGIGIHKMGFLLDETGAGAVDMMRAIKRALDPKNILNPGKIFAL; this comes from the coding sequence ATGAACGCCCCCACCGCCGCCGCCCATCTGCTCCCCGCAATCCACCTGCGCGATGTGCCACAGGCACTCATCGAAGCGCTGCAGGCACGCTTTGGTGCGCGGTGCTCACTGGCCCAGGCCGTGCGCGAGCAGCATGGGCGTGATGAAGGCTCGTTGCAGGCACCGCCCCCATCGGCCGTGGTGTTTGCCGAGAGCACGCAGGACGTGGCCGACGCCGTCCGACTGGCCAGCCAGTACGACGTGCCTGTGATCCCCTACGGTGCTGGGTCGTCGCTGGAAGGCCACCTGCTGGCCGTGCAGGGCGGCATCAGCATCGACGTGAGCCGCATGAACCAGGTGCTCAGCATCGACGCTGAAGACCTCACCGTGACGGTACAGCCTGGCATCACGCGCAAACAGCTCAACGAGGCCGTCAAGGACACGGGCCTGTTCTTCCCCATCGACCCCGGTGCAGACGCCAGCATCGGCGGCATGAGCGCCACGCGCGCCAGTGGCACCAACGCCGTGCGCTACGGCACCATGCGCGAGAACGTGCTGGCGCTGGAGGTGGTCACGGCCAGCGGCGAAGTCATCCACACCGGCACCCGCGCCAAGAAAAGCAGCGCGGGCTACGACCTCACGCGCCTGATGGTGGGCAGCGAGGGCACGCTGGGCATCATGACGCAGATCACCGTGCGCCTGTACCCGTTGCCCGAAGCCGTATCGGCCGCGATCTGCTCCTTCCCGAGCATTGAGGCTGCCGTGCGCACCACCATCCAGACCATCCAGTTGGGCGTACCGATTGCGCGTGTGGAGCTGATCGACCATCACACGGTGCGCATGGTCAACGCCCACAGCAAGCTGGGTTTGCGCGAAGAAGCCATGCTGCTGATGGAGTTCCACGGCTCACCCGCCAGCGTGAAAGAGCAGGCCGAGTTGGTGCAAGACATTGCCAGCGAATTTGGCGGCCAGGCCTTTGAATGGGCCAGCACGCCGGAAGAGCGCACGCGCCTGTGGACCGCGCGGCACAACGCCTACTTTGCCGCCGTGCAAAGCCGCCCTGGTTGCCGCGCCATCAGCACCGACACCTGCGTGCCCATCAGCCGCCTGGCCGACTGCCTGCTCGAATCGGTCGACGAGGTGGAAGCCAGCGGCATCCCCTACTTCCTCGTCGGCCATGTGGGCGACGGCAACTTCCACTTTGGCTACCTCATCGACCCCCACAGTGCCGAAGAACGCGCCAAGGCCGAAGCCATGAACAACACCCTGGTGGCCCGCGCCTTGAGCATGGGCGGCACCTGCACGGGCGAGCACGGCATAGGCATCCACAAGATGGGCTTCTTGCTGGACGAAACCGGCGCCGGCGCCGTGGACATGATGCGCGCCATCAAACGGGCACTGGACCCAAAGAACATCCTGAACCCGGGCAAAATTTTCGCACTGTGA
- a CDS encoding antibiotic biosynthesis monooxygenase, with the protein MMAVIFEVFPAAGQKGTYLGAAAALRPLLEQVDGFVSIERFESLSEPGKLLSLSFWRDEDSVARWRQQEAHRATQQAGRAGIFDSYRLRVATVVRDYGMDDRDQTPADSLRWHPPSANHRAR; encoded by the coding sequence ATGATGGCTGTGATCTTTGAAGTGTTTCCCGCGGCAGGCCAGAAGGGCACCTACCTGGGCGCGGCCGCTGCGCTGCGGCCCTTGCTGGAGCAGGTGGATGGATTTGTCTCCATCGAGCGTTTTGAGAGCCTCAGCGAGCCGGGCAAGCTGCTGTCCCTCTCGTTCTGGCGGGACGAGGACTCTGTGGCCCGCTGGCGGCAGCAGGAAGCCCACCGTGCCACCCAGCAGGCCGGGCGGGCTGGCATCTTCGACAGCTACCGCCTGCGCGTGGCCACCGTGGTGCGGGACTATGGGATGGACGACCGGGACCAGACGCCCGCGGATTCCCTTCGGTGGCATCCACCATCGGCAAACCACAGGGCACGCTGA
- a CDS encoding NIPSNAP family protein: MITCFIRYEIDPFQRDLFAEYARRWGQIIPRCGGHLLGYFLPHEGSNYEAWGLIGFDSLAAYEAYRARLRTDPEGRTNFAWAQEKRFILREERTFAQGVEGTLGLPAHAQGAGA, from the coding sequence ATGATCACCTGCTTCATCCGCTATGAAATCGATCCTTTCCAGCGCGATCTGTTCGCCGAATACGCGCGCCGTTGGGGCCAGATCATCCCGCGCTGCGGCGGCCACCTGCTGGGTTACTTCTTGCCGCACGAGGGAAGCAACTACGAAGCCTGGGGGCTGATCGGCTTTGATTCGTTGGCCGCCTACGAGGCCTACCGCGCCCGCTTGCGCACAGACCCCGAAGGCCGTACCAACTTCGCATGGGCGCAGGAGAAGCGCTTCATCCTGCGCGAGGAGCGTACCTTTGCCCAGGGCGTGGAAGGCACCCTGGGCCTGCCAGCGCACGCCCAGGGGGCGGGCGCATGA
- a CDS encoding helix-turn-helix transcriptional regulator, producing MKDGPHIARIAALIGDSARAEVLTALMADRALTATELADIAGVTKQTISAHLAKMLDAGLLAVEHQGRHRYFRLADQDVAHLLESLMNVAFRAGAVRLRTSPREPALRRARRCYDHLAGEVGVQLHEALLHQGYLQSTDDGLVLTKAGADWFAHQGIDTAVVARQRRMLCRPCLDWSERRHHLGGALGAALLQRLLERGWARCDKGSRVVHFSAQGELALRAWTAPAAGEPACNNDALHAKRTQTQVST from the coding sequence ATGAAAGACGGCCCCCACATCGCGCGCATCGCCGCGCTCATTGGCGACAGCGCGCGCGCCGAAGTCCTGACCGCGCTGATGGCCGACCGCGCCCTCACGGCCACGGAGCTGGCCGACATCGCCGGTGTCACCAAGCAGACCATCAGCGCCCACCTCGCCAAGATGCTGGACGCCGGCCTGCTGGCCGTCGAACACCAGGGCCGCCATCGCTACTTTCGGCTTGCCGACCAGGACGTGGCACACCTTTTGGAGTCGCTGATGAACGTGGCCTTCCGCGCGGGGGCCGTGCGCCTGCGTACCAGCCCGCGCGAACCGGCGCTGCGGCGCGCACGGCGGTGCTATGACCACCTGGCGGGCGAGGTCGGGGTGCAGCTGCACGAAGCTCTGTTGCACCAGGGTTACCTGCAATCCACCGATGACGGCCTGGTGCTGACCAAAGCCGGGGCCGATTGGTTTGCGCACCAAGGCATCGACACCGCCGTGGTGGCACGCCAGCGGCGCATGTTGTGCCGCCCTTGCCTGGACTGGAGCGAGCGCCGTCACCACCTGGGTGGCGCACTGGGCGCGGCGCTGTTGCAGCGGCTGCTGGAGCGTGGCTGGGCGCGGTGCGACAAGGGGTCGCGCGTGGTGCATTTCTCCGCACAGGGAGAGCTGGCCCTGCGCGCCTGGACAGCGCCCGCGGCGGGCGAACCCGCGTGCAACAACGACGCGTTGCACGCGAAGCGGACGCAGACGCAGGTCAGCACGTGA
- a CDS encoding YnfA family protein: protein MKTLLLFVATALAEIVGCYLPWLWLRQGKPMWLLLPAAASLALFAWLLTLHDTAGAGRVYAAYGGVYIGMALAWLWAVDGIRPTPWDWAGVLVALAGMALIMFQPNR from the coding sequence GTGAAAACTCTGCTGCTCTTCGTGGCCACCGCATTGGCCGAGATCGTGGGCTGCTACCTGCCCTGGCTTTGGCTGCGGCAAGGCAAACCCATGTGGCTGCTGCTGCCCGCAGCCGCAAGCCTGGCGCTGTTTGCCTGGCTGCTCACGCTGCACGACACCGCTGGCGCAGGCCGCGTGTATGCGGCCTATGGCGGCGTCTACATCGGCATGGCGCTGGCCTGGCTGTGGGCGGTCGATGGCATCAGGCCCACTCCATGGGATTGGGCCGGGGTGTTGGTGGCGTTGGCGGGCATGGCACTGATCATGTTTCAGCCCAATCGCTGA
- a CDS encoding BON domain-containing protein: MFGRVAAQDQETVPGRTNAFNDPFVQVTSAIAPCPVPEGPLYSEAEVRALAHVRAQHGGSCHRVGRCRLPNSYLYDAEIIPRVHRYLREDGRFDNTSVWVLGERRLVTLMGCVQTQEEAEAMEKAVWLVDDVMGVVNLLQVGTERSAARYPLAGR; this comes from the coding sequence ATGTTTGGACGGGTGGCAGCCCAGGACCAAGAGACGGTGCCTGGCCGCACCAACGCGTTCAACGACCCGTTTGTGCAAGTGACTTCGGCCATCGCACCATGCCCTGTGCCTGAGGGGCCGCTCTACAGCGAGGCGGAGGTGCGTGCGCTGGCGCATGTGCGCGCCCAGCACGGTGGCAGCTGTCATAGGGTGGGGCGCTGCAGGCTGCCCAACTCGTATCTGTACGACGCTGAAATCATCCCGCGCGTACACCGCTATCTTCGCGAAGACGGCCGTTTTGACAACACCAGTGTGTGGGTGTTGGGTGAGCGGCGGCTGGTCACGCTGATGGGCTGTGTGCAGACGCAGGAAGAAGCCGAAGCGATGGAGAAGGCTGTGTGGCTGGTGGACGATGTGATGGGGGTCGTCAACTTGCTGCAGGTGGGTACGGAGCGCAGTGCGGCGCGCTATCCGCTGGCGGGGCGGTGA
- a CDS encoding NADP-dependent isocitrate dehydrogenase, whose protein sequence is MTTQQPTIIYTLTDEAPRLATASFLPIIRTFAAPAGIHVTESDISVAARVLGEFPEFLKEDQRAPNTLAELGKKTLQADANIIKLPNISASVGQLIACIKELQGKGYALPDYPEDPKTDEEKSIRTRYAKCIGSAVNPVLREGNSDRRAPNAVKEYARKNPHSMAEWSQASRSHVSHMHAGDFYHGEKSITLDRARDVKMELLTKSGKTVVLKAKVSLLDREIIDSMFMSKKALVEFYEKEIEDARKTGVMFSLHVKATMMKVSHPIVFGHCVKIFYKDAFAKHGKLFEELGVNVNNGMANLYEKVATLPTAQREEVLKDLHACHEGRPELAMVDSAKGITNFHSPNDIIVDASMPAMIRNGGKMWGADGRLKDVKAVMPESTFARIYQEIINFCKWHGAFDPKTMGTVPNVGLMAQQAEEYGSHDKTFEITEDGVANITDLATGEVLLSQNVEAGDIWRMCQVKDAAIRDWVKLAVNRARNSGMPVVFWLDSYRPHEAQLITKVKMYLHEHNTVGLDIQIMSQVRAMRYTLERVIRGQDTISATGNILRDYLTDLFPIMELGTSAKMLSIVPLMAGGGMYETGAGGSAPKHVQQLVEENHLRWDSLGEFLALAVSLEDLGLKTGNAKAKVLAKTLDAATGKLLDNNKNPSPKTGQLDNRGSQFYLALYWAQELVAQTDDADLAKLFAPLAKQLAADEQTIVAELAAVQGAPADIGGYYLPDTAKLDAVMRPSQTLNKALKAVAA, encoded by the coding sequence ATGACGACCCAGCAACCCACCATCATCTACACCCTGACCGACGAGGCTCCCCGTCTGGCCACGGCGTCCTTCCTGCCCATCATCCGCACGTTCGCGGCACCGGCGGGTATCCATGTGACGGAGAGCGATATCTCCGTGGCCGCCCGCGTGCTGGGCGAGTTCCCCGAGTTTCTGAAGGAAGACCAGCGCGCTCCCAACACCCTGGCCGAGCTGGGCAAGAAGACGCTGCAGGCCGACGCCAACATCATCAAGCTGCCTAACATCAGCGCGTCGGTAGGCCAGTTGATCGCCTGTATCAAGGAACTGCAGGGCAAGGGTTATGCGCTGCCCGACTACCCGGAAGATCCGAAGACGGACGAAGAGAAATCGATCCGCACCCGGTATGCCAAGTGCATCGGCAGTGCCGTGAACCCCGTGCTGCGCGAAGGCAACTCGGACCGCCGCGCGCCCAACGCTGTCAAAGAATACGCACGCAAGAACCCCCACAGCATGGCCGAATGGAGCCAGGCCTCGCGCTCACATGTCTCGCACATGCATGCTGGCGACTTCTACCATGGTGAAAAGTCCATCACGCTGGACCGCGCCCGCGACGTGAAGATGGAGCTGCTGACCAAGAGCGGCAAGACCGTGGTGCTCAAGGCCAAGGTGTCGCTGCTGGACCGCGAAATCATCGACAGCATGTTCATGAGCAAGAAGGCGCTGGTCGAGTTCTACGAAAAAGAAATCGAAGACGCCCGCAAGACCGGCGTGATGTTCTCGCTGCACGTCAAGGCCACGATGATGAAGGTGTCCCACCCCATCGTGTTCGGCCACTGCGTGAAGATCTTCTACAAGGACGCGTTCGCCAAGCACGGCAAGCTGTTTGAAGAGCTGGGCGTTAACGTGAACAACGGCATGGCCAACCTGTACGAAAAGGTCGCCACGCTGCCCACGGCCCAGCGCGAAGAGGTGCTGAAAGACCTGCACGCCTGCCACGAAGGCCGCCCCGAGCTGGCCATGGTCGACTCGGCCAAGGGCATCACCAACTTCCATTCGCCCAACGACATCATCGTGGACGCATCCATGCCCGCGATGATCCGCAATGGCGGCAAGATGTGGGGCGCCGATGGCCGCCTGAAGGACGTGAAGGCTGTCATGCCCGAATCGACCTTTGCCCGCATCTACCAGGAGATCATCAACTTCTGCAAGTGGCACGGCGCGTTCGATCCCAAGACCATGGGCACGGTGCCCAACGTGGGCCTGATGGCCCAGCAGGCCGAAGAGTACGGCTCGCACGACAAGACGTTCGAGATCACCGAAGACGGCGTGGCCAACATCACCGATCTGGCCACCGGCGAAGTGCTGCTGAGCCAGAACGTGGAAGCGGGCGACATCTGGCGCATGTGCCAGGTCAAGGACGCCGCCATCCGCGACTGGGTGAAGCTGGCCGTGAACCGCGCCCGCAACTCGGGCATGCCCGTGGTGTTCTGGCTGGACTCGTACCGCCCGCACGAAGCGCAGCTGATCACCAAGGTCAAGATGTACCTGCACGAGCACAACACTGTGGGCCTCGATATCCAGATCATGAGCCAGGTGCGCGCCATGCGCTACACGCTGGAGCGCGTGATCCGTGGGCAAGACACCATCAGTGCCACTGGCAACATCCTGCGCGACTACCTCACCGACCTGTTCCCCATCATGGAACTGGGCACCTCGGCCAAGATGCTGTCCATCGTGCCTTTGATGGCCGGTGGCGGCATGTATGAAACCGGCGCGGGGGGCTCGGCCCCCAAGCATGTGCAGCAACTGGTCGAAGAGAACCACCTGCGCTGGGATTCGCTGGGCGAGTTCCTGGCGCTGGCGGTGTCGCTGGAAGACCTGGGCCTGAAGACTGGCAACGCCAAGGCCAAGGTGCTGGCCAAGACGCTGGATGCCGCGACCGGCAAGCTCTTGGACAACAACAAGAACCCCTCGCCCAAAACCGGCCAGCTCGACAACCGTGGCAGCCAGTTCTATCTGGCCCTGTACTGGGCCCAGGAGCTGGTCGCACAGACCGACGACGCAGACCTGGCGAAGCTGTTTGCACCGCTGGCCAAACAGCTGGCGGCCGACGAGCAGACCATCGTGGCTGAACTGGCCGCCGTGCAGGGCGCGCCCGCCGACATCGGCGGCTACTACCTGCCCGACACCGCCAAGCTGGACGCCGTGATGCGCCCCAGCCAGACGCTGAACAAGGCACTGAAGGCGGTTGCCGCGTAA
- a CDS encoding DUF1993 family protein has product MTYPIYNASIPVFRQMLGSLKDVLAKTEAHATARKIEPDALLQARLFPDMFPMARQVLIACDFAKGVAARLAGVEVPSFPDAEHPGFADLNTRIDTVLAFVEGLPEAAFADAATRQITIQPGTPREKQFVGEHYLLHYGLPQFFFHVNATYAIARHNGVELGKRDYMGQY; this is encoded by the coding sequence ATGACCTACCCCATCTACAACGCCAGCATCCCGGTTTTTCGCCAGATGCTGGGCTCCTTGAAAGACGTGCTGGCCAAGACCGAGGCCCACGCCACGGCCCGCAAGATTGAGCCAGACGCCTTGCTGCAAGCCCGGTTGTTCCCCGACATGTTCCCCATGGCGCGCCAGGTGCTGATTGCCTGCGACTTTGCCAAAGGCGTGGCCGCGCGCCTGGCCGGGGTGGAGGTGCCTTCGTTCCCCGATGCGGAACACCCCGGGTTTGCCGACCTGAACACACGCATCGACACCGTGCTGGCATTTGTCGAAGGCCTGCCTGAGGCTGCGTTTGCCGATGCCGCCACGCGCCAGATCACCATCCAGCCCGGCACGCCGCGCGAAAAGCAGTTTGTGGGCGAGCATTACCTGCTGCACTACGGTCTGCCGCAGTTCTTCTTCCATGTGAACGCAACCTACGCCATCGCCCGCCACAACGGCGTGGAGCTGGGCAAGCGCGACTACATGGGGCAATATTGA